From the Anopheles merus strain MAF chromosome 2L, AmerM5.1, whole genome shotgun sequence genome, the window aaagaggagaagaagaaaaaaggattTATTGTTTGTGTAAGAGGGAGGATGCCCCCTCCATTCTTAGGCTCCGTGTCAAAACCGGCTTCTCGCTGTAGACGCTGTACTGAGCGTAGAAGCAACAGGAGGCTGTGAAAAGGATAGAAACAGCATCCTGCCCATCACTACTCGTGCAACCGTCGGGAGATGTCGCAAGAAGCCGCTGTGTTGAGTGAAAGAGCtacctttttttctcctctccctctctctcgtgaagtgtttgtgtgtgtgtgtgtaaatgtgtttCTGCTGTTTGTGATGAAAGTGTGCGCAGGCAGGCAACTGCTGCCGGTCAAATGGTAGTGTGCGGTCTGGAGGAGCAGGTTGCTGCCTAGAGCAATCCAATCCGCGGAACCTTGTGTTCCGGTGAATGTAATATGAGCAAGATTGGGTTGTAATTCACGCGAAAGTTGTAGTGTTTTGTGATTACCTCCATGACCCTTTGCAAGCGGTCAAGCTTGGGGTTGGAGCAGGAAATCAACAGGTGGAAATTTGTCTCATattgtgtctctctctctctctctctctctctctctctctctctctctctctctctctctctctctttctctctcatttacgtctctagcttccgtggtgtgcttgtgtgcgtgtgtgcgatgAATCAGATAGTGATCGCGTGAACCTCACTACCATGGTGTTAGTGAGATGATGCGTCGTGGTGAAATACGAGCTCGCCCAGTGGAACACGGCCGATGACGTAAGCGGCGGTACAGGTAGTGTACTGACGAGTTTTTTGGGGAATAGGTGGCGCCACCAGCGCGTGTAGCAGTGTATGAAAAGTGCCAATCAATAGTGCTACGAAATGTTACAAAAGCAcccaaaaaatgatttaaaagtgataaaagTATTGTCGTAGAGGAATATTTATAAAAGCGTGTAGTGCGTGGTTTAcactcaaacaaaacaaaaggacaATAGTGTGAAGTTACGCGACATCCTGGAGAGAACAACTGGACCAAAGGTAATGATCGACCAAGCAGGCGAACTGTTTTCACAGTAAATGGTCGGAACAGTCCATAGAAGGCAGTGGGTGGGAAAAAAACCTGTACAGTTAGATAACACCGTGTGGGAGTAGAATAAGCGCTCGTTTGAGAAAAGTGGGCATACTCGAAATTCGATTTATGAGGTTTGCCCATCGTGGGTCGGCGATTGCTCACGCTGGAAGACTCTCAAGCGAAGGGAGTTCCATTCGATTACCCTAACGTCCAGTCCAGTGACGAGGGTGGCTTCTGTGCAAAGAGATGAAAAACCGCTGTAACCATTAAGTGACGCTGATTATGTTTGACATATAAGTGCAGACAAATAATTTACCAATTGAGAGCGGCGTTACGCAGTGGGACTGCACAGGCCAGTGTTGCCTGTGGCAACAATGAAGCAACGTTTGCAGAAACCATACCGGCTAGTGAGATTCCCACTTTGACTTGCAAATCGGCACTAGAGCCTCCGGGAGATCAATGGACGGTTGGAGTGTTTTGAATGATAGAAATGATTGCCCTTAATGGAGAGTCACCGTTGGGATGGTTTGGCTGCTGTTTTTCCTTGTCTATATTGTATTTCCTAGTTCCTAGCCTCGACTTTACCAGTGCCTTAGGGCCTATTATACTTGCTAAATTGGCGCTGCcaagcatcagcagcaatcTGGTAATGTGGGTCCTAATATtcaaaacagaacagaacctCCAATTGTTATTAGATCACACTCCCCGGGGTTGTGATGGAGTGCCGGAGATGCTTTACTGTGAGGTCTTGCAGCTTGCACCCGGGGCGTCATCTTCGCTCGGTATGCGTAATATGCGAAGCAGTTGCGTCTCGCGTGAAATCAAATCAGAAACACTGACATGGTGAACATGGTGAGTGATACATCTGACGACTGCATACGGTATATCGAGTGGGGTTCGGCAGGAAAAGCAGAGGGACCCCCGGGTAGGTCTGATGAATAAAATATGTCGCTGTGCGTTGGTTTGAGAACGTCCCTATTGCACAGGATGCAGTTTTCGGACACATTTATAATTTCTTCTCGGCGGTTTTGTGTCATCGTCGTGAAGCTTCAAATCGTGCGAGCAGAGAACTGTACGGTTCTAGACGCCCGTCCCGTCCGTGTTCTTGAGTGCGTTGCCTGTTTTGGTGAATGTTGCCATCATAACACCCAACATGACATGACATGAGGTCAGTAGATCGGGTTTGCGATCGCTTGATATGCGAAAGAAAGTGACTGTGGTGAAACAAATCCATCCTTCGGCGTGGGAGTAGGACGAAGAGGAGGTGAAGGGAAGCCAGATTGTTCTCGAGTAGTTCGATCGCCTCGATCGGATGCAGGAATAATGCAGTGCGGCACCATTTATGTACCTTGTTGTTTTCCCCCTGTGGAAGCTTATGCAAGATTATTGTGGATGGTTCCCTTTGGTTCATCGCTGTTGCAGCAAACCGCTGGCGCTTGGTCGGTTCGTTGATTTATGTATTGATTCCTGCGCTTGCAGTGACCATTTTGCCACCGATAAACGGTTGTTGAAGTGAATGTTTGCATGAAATTGTCTGGGCCGGTGTTGTGTGCGGAAAATTTTCGGAAGCCTTTGGCACATCCGGGGCATTTGTTGGGCTGAACTGTTGCGTTGTGTAACGCTGCTGAATATCTCGAACGAGCGAACAGTCTCGTGAACCATCGGTTATTTATGGGAAGCGTTTAAATGAAGGTTTGCATCAACAGTGTTTTGTTGCGATGTGGAAGCTGGCCCTGTGGACCTGCTGGTGGAGCACTTGGAGAGCTTTTATGATTCTAAGCTATTCCTTCAGGTAACAACATCGCCTTTTTGCGGGTTGTTGAACCATTTGGACCAAATAGGAAAGGAGAGAATTTATTGCTTCCTAAATATTATAGGGCTAGTTTGAATTTCATTGAGCAAAAACTTGATTTGTGatttatatatgtatatagaTGCTTCTGAAACGATTGACTGTCTTTAGTCTCTTTAAATTATCTCTAATATAACGCCAATCGGCAAATTGAGCCTCATTGGCTGGTCTTGCTTAGTATTTGCTCTCTGAAAGAGCCTCTAGGTGGTAGGGTCTGTCGTGGATAGAGTCTTTGATTCTTTGTCTAGTTAAAAAACTGTTCCCGCCAGTTACTTCATTCATCCTATCATTAGATGGGCGACAGAAGGGATTTTAGGGCAGAATTatatttcaaatcaaaataaagATGAGATGCCATTTTTCGAAACATATTGATTAGAGCCTTGTTTCTGTTTAGCTCAGAAGAAGCATTCATTCGTTGGAAAAATAGTTCTTATCTAGACATTTCCTCAGTTCGTCAAGCTCAGCAAGTTCAAAATCTGTAGGCCCAAACAGATGTGTTCGCGAATAATAAGGAACAGCTGGAGTTAGAATCGTTCCGAAAGATATCATTAGCTAATAAGAAAGCTTTATCATCAGGTATACCCTGTAGAAATGATATTGGGAAGCAGATGAACTGATCTGTTTGTTACAATCAGGCTCTAGCCATGCTTTCCCTTCAAATCGATTACTACACATTTACGTGCAATCGATTCTCCAGTAACATAGTGATTGACGTGCAAAAACAATTACGCACCATTTTCTCAAGCAAAGAGCCGGTAGCCGCCGGTTGGAGACCTCCCGACCGAGCCTAGCTTttcgcacactcacaccctcaCAGCTCAGTAGACTGTGCGTTGTTTTCCGGCTCAAATCAAATTACCGCCCGATCAAGGCAAGCATCTTTGCACCACACTGGTCGGTGGTAGTGGTTGTTTGCATTGGCAAGCATTCTTACAACGAGCTCAATTCTAACGGTGCATGCGATGCGagcaacaccaacaccactaCCGAACAAATTCCTCCCGTTGGGCAGCCCGCCATCACCCAGACCTGGCTTGAAACCTTCCCTAGCTGCCGTGTTGTGTGGAATTGCGTAACACGCGCTTTGCTTGCACCCATCCCAAGCAGGCCCACTTCAAAACTTTGCGGGTGACTCGGGTGCACTTGTTGTTTACGGCGCGACTGTACACCACCGTTCTTTTCTAGCCACTAGCCGTCGTGTTAGGGgtgttgcttgtttgtttgtacacCGCCGTTGTTTTCATATTGCGTTCCCCACTCGCTTGTTGTGATCGGTTGGCCAAGCCATGGGCGTCATGATGGTCGTTTTGTGGGAGTTTAGAGAGCACTTGGAATGACGATCAGGCTCATCGGTCTCCTCATCGGATGAAAGCAGTTACATCTTTTGTTATTACTGTACTTATCGATGTAAGTTGGCAGTAATGTTAGTATCGATAATCAATAACAATGCAACGCGAAAAATGCTTGCTATAATTACCCGCATCTGAGAGTGTTTGGAAGCAGGTAGGCAGTGAGAAGTTGTGAAAtacttctgcaaaaaaaaaataattgcgAAATTTATATGCGTCTATTTTTGGCACAGTACCCGGACAGCGCTATGGTCTATTCGATTGATGCGTGGGCTTTTACAATGCCCGATGGAATCAATTCCCATCCGTACTGCTCTTTTCGCGTAGCAAAAACTGATTATGTGCCACTGTGTGTTGGGGTACATATCAATAAGACTCGGAAGCCTGTATTGAGGCGGATCTGTAATACCGCGTAGGTCGTTAcgccaaaaataaaaagaaaaagaagaagaagaagaagaagaagaagaagaagaagaagaagaagaagaagaagaagaagacacatATATTACGAAATGAATGTTTCCATAAAATAGTAATTTCCCTGTGATTGTGAAACCCCCAGAGactaaaaattttaattttcttttccgttGTTCTCGGAATTCTGAAACAGGGAGAAAAGCTGTGGAAAattaaacgaaaataaaatacaatagCGGTACATAGGCGTTTAGTTTTCCAAGAAATCGTCAACAGCCCTAAACTCGTCTCGAGCAACTGGTGGCACGTGCAGAAGAAactttttattatgttttatgtaaACCACCTTACTCATCTACCCTCGACCGAAAATGGTTTGTGATGGAGGAAAAACGTCTGTTGTTCGTCACGTGTTCACGTTTTACATGTTTCACTGCCGAGCCAGTGCTAGTGTATGAGTGATTACTTAAAGATTGTTTGCATGTGAATCTGCCAGGTGTAGACATATCCGAAATTCTCTATCAGAGTGATGTCTGTATCTACAGTTATTGATAATTTGAGTAATGCAAACTCTTCAAACCGAACGTTTGAATAACCTTTATACCTCTCTTATTAATCTCACTCTCTCCAGATTTGTGATATACGGTCAGCCAGCTAGAACGGCTACCTTGCATCCAATGCCTAGGCAAAGTATGGCCCTTCGATCTGGCGACCTGTGGTGTCATCATTTGGAACGCTCGCTACCGTGCTATCCGTTTGCAAACGTCACCTAAACGCTCGGAGGGGAAAAACGGGCGCGCACTCTTTCGCTCCCCCAGAGCTAGAGAAGAAGAGAGTCGTGCAGCATTCGTTGGAAGTAGCAGTAGAGCACGAACTTCCCGGTCACTACTCGGCTAAGGAAAATCCGTATTgttttgtctgtgtgttttcttttaggAGCGTTACGCCGTCTCGGTGCGGGATCGCTTAGTGTAAGTGAGAGAGAATAAAGCCTTCTGTGAGAAACCATTttcttgtgtgtgcgtgctgccCGGGAAATACCGGGCAACGGCCACAAGATTGAGGAACTAAAGCACAACCCCGCCCGGGGGTCCTCCCTGTTCGACGAGGTGGACGGATACGGCGGGTCGATCGATCtcgatcatcaccatcaccatcaccaccatcatcaccatcaccatgcGGATTCGTACTCGGCCATGGATGAAGATCCGGACGACAAGGATGACACGAAACGGTAAGGATAGCGATCGGGTTAAGACCAGCTGGGATGTCACTAATGGAGTAATGCTTGTTTTCACTCTCCAGCAAGTCCCGCAATCTGAGCGAGAAGAAGCGCCGCGATCAGTTTAACCTGCTGGTGAACGAGCTCAGTTCGATGGTGTCCTCCAACAGCCGGAAGATGGACAAGTCGACCGTGCTCAAGTCGACGATCGCGTTCCTGAAGAGCCACAACGAGATAGCGGTGCGATCGCGCGTGCACGAGATCCAGACCGACTGGAAGCCCTCCTTTCTCTCGAACGAAGAGTTTACCCACCTGATACTGGAAGCGCTGGACGGGTTCATCATCGTGTTCTCCTCCACCGGGAGAGTATTTTACGCCTCTGAAAGTATTACCTCGCTGCTAGGGCATTTACCGGTGAGTTGGAAAGCAGGTTGGGCAGCAGCGCCATCTGGATGCTACCGGGATCGCTAATCTAAATTGTGAACCCAATTCCAGAGTGACCTTCTGAACATGACCGTGTACGATATGGTGTACGAGGACGACCAGAACGATCTGTACAACATACTGCTGAACCCGACGACGGTGGTCGATCCGCTGCAGACGGGCATCAGCCGGGAGAACCAGGTCACCTTCTCCTGCTACATCAAGCGCGGCACGGTCGACTATCGGGCGGACGTGTCGTACGAGCATGTCCAGTTTACCGGCTACTTTCGTAAGTACAGCCGTTTGAAGGATCTCCCCAAAAACTCTTGGAACCTTTCTTTTTGAACTGGTCTTCCTTTTTTACGACGTTTGCAGGCAGTGACGTCGACACGGAGTCGCTCATGACGACGTCCCGGTTCAGCGGGTACACGAGCGATGCCGACTCGCGGCTCGTGTTCGTCGGGACGGGCCGGCTCCAGACGCCCCAGCTCATACGCGAAATGTCGATCGTGGACAACACCAAGAGCGAGTTCACGTCCCGCCACAGCCTCGAGTGGAAGTTCCTGTTTCTCGACCACCGCGCGCCACCCATCATCGGTTACCTCCCGTTTGAAGTGCTGGGAACTTCCGGGTATGACTATTATCATTTTGACGATCTGGAAAAGGTGGTGGCTTGTCATGAAGCATGTAAGCTCACAGTCTTGAAACAATATACCGCTCCGCGTACCGGTCCGGGATGGGGGCACCATTACTGATGTTGGGCTTTGTTTGGGTCCgctttgtatgtttgtgtttccCCGCGCTTGTAGTGATGCAGAAGGGCGAAGGGACCTCGTGCTACTATCGGTTTCTTACCAAGGGCCAGCAGTGGATCTGGCTGCAGACGCGGTTCTACATCACCTACCACCAGTGGAACTCGAAGCCGGAGTTTGTCGTCTGCACGCACCGGGTGGTGAGCTACGCGGACGTGATGAAGCAGATGCGCAACCAGACGGCGGGCGACAGCAAGTTCTCGGAGGACGCGGACAGCATCAGCGTGCACGGGGTCGAGCGAAAGTTTCAGCAATCGTCGTCCCAGAGCCTGCTGGCGACCTCGCCCTGGAGCTCGAAGAGTTCGCGCACGTCCCGGATCGCCCCGACGCCGGGCGTTTCACCGACGGGGCTGTCCAATCGGGGCCGCCATCGGTACAACACGTACCATGGGCCTGGGTCGGATTCGGCGACCTCCATTTCCACGGAATCTCACACCAGCCGGCAGTCGCTCGTGACGCAACATTCGGTAAGTCGTTGTAGTTGGGGGAGTGGTGAGCTGTGTCTAACCTCACTTTGCTTACTTTGTAGCGCTCCCGCATGCGTACCAGCACGTTCCCGTCGAAGGTTTCCTCACACGGCAGCCAGTCGGACAGGAACTCCATGTCCCACTTCCTGTTgcagcagccgcaacaacCACACGGCGGTCATCAGCTACCGTCCGGCCAGttgcaccatcagcagcagcatctaccgcaacagcagcagcatcagcagcagcagcaacagcaacctcAACATCCGCTTCAACATCAACAGCCTCACCCGCTGCTGCAGCCCCATCAACAGCTGCAGGGCCACCAAGCGCAGCAACCACATCAACAGTTGCCGCCGCAACAGCAGCCACACCCGGCGATGATACAAAACCCACCGGACGTATACCCGCATCAGCTACAAGCTCAGCATCCTctccagcaacaacaacaacagcagcagccacaacaacagcaaccctcacagcaacaacagtccCACCAGCAGCTAGCTGGACTGCAGCAGCCCGGAAcagtacagcagcagcaacctcaccaacaacaacaccaacaaccacaacagcagcagccaccacTCCCGCAACCATCAACCACGGCCGCGATACGACCGCCGCCCGCCACCATCATTACCCCGCCGGTCACGCAGATCCTCACGGCGACCGGGTTCATCGAGCCGCAGCAGTATTTGACCGCCATCCCGGTGCAGCCGGTCGCCGGCTTTACCGAGACGGCCCCGGGCGTACTGTCGCCGATCCAGTCCACCTCACCGCACGGGGCGTACGCGGTGGCGCACCATCCGGCCGTTACCGGGACGGGCGGGGTCGTCCTGACGCCCAGCCAGAACCAGGTGCAGGATCAGCTGCAGCGCAAGCACGAGGAGCTGCAGCATCTGAtactgcagcagcaggaagaGCTGCGGCGGGTGCAGGAGCAGCTACTAATGGCCCGGTACGGTCTGCTGCCGTCGATCGTTTCGCTCCCCTTTCCACCGGGGACGGGAAACGGGCCCGGGCCGGGCCCGAGCGTTGGACCGCCTGGGGAACGGTGCGCTAGCGGTGGTTCGTTTCTGCAGGCCCATCATCAGGGAAACtcgtaccatcatcatcattaccatCCTTCCGCGgcacagccacagcagcagcagcagcagcaacatcctCCTAGCCATGGAGGAGTGCACCATgcacagcagccacagcatcCGCTGCAagatcagcagcagctttgTATCGGCCCGCCGGACCAGAAAC encodes:
- the LOC121593834 gene encoding circadian locomoter output cycles protein kaput; translated protein: MDEDPDDKDDTKRKSRNLSEKKRRDQFNLLVNELSSMVSSNSRKMDKSTVLKSTIAFLKSHNEIAVRSRVHEIQTDWKPSFLSNEEFTHLILEALDGFIIVFSSTGRVFYASESITSLLGHLPSDLLNMTVYDMVYEDDQNDLYNILLNPTTVVDPLQTGISRENQVTFSCYIKRGTVDYRADVSYEHVQFTGYFRSDVDTESLMTTSRFSGYTSDADSRLVFVGTGRLQTPQLIREMSIVDNTKSEFTSRHSLEWKFLFLDHRAPPIIGYLPFEVLGTSGYDYYHFDDLEKVVACHEALMQKGEGTSCYYRFLTKGQQWIWLQTRFYITYHQWNSKPEFVVCTHRVVSYADVMKQMRNQTAGDSKFSEDADSISVHGVERKFQQSSSQSLLATSPWSSKSSRTSRIAPTPGVSPTGLSNRGRHRYNTYHGPGSDSATSISTESHTSRQSLVTQHSRSRMRTSTFPSKVSSHGSQSDRNSMSHFLLQQPQQPHGGHQLPSGQLHHQQQHLPQQQQHQQQQQQQPQHPLQHQQPHPLLQPHQQLQGHQAQQPHQQLPPQQQPHPAMIQNPPDVYPHQLQAQHPLQQQQQQQQPQQQQPSQQQQSHQQLAGLQQPGTVQQQQPHQQQHQQPQQQQPPLPQPSTTAAIRPPPATIITPPVTQILTATGFIEPQQYLTAIPVQPVAGFTETAPGVLSPIQSTSPHGAYAVAHHPAVTGTGGVVLTPSQNQVQDQLQRKHEELQHLILQQQEELRRVQEQLLMARYGLLPSIVSLPFPPGTGNGPGPGPSVGPPGERCASGGSFLQAHHQGNSYHHHHYHPSAAQPQQQQQQQHPPSHGGVHHAQQPQHPLQDQQQLCIGPPDQKPILHPDPEQLNFTDTGQGKLGEPSEMISYMQLTPVPLHHLQHQSSQSSTSSTPATSMMSQQQKQHQQQQHQQQQHMQMGAPPDGGTGTSGNSNNNSNGNTMGLLQYQMAAEQAQILFTSGMEQQQGQQQQQPAVQQQQQQQQQHQGAGSSDAGSRTCPSQTSEM